One Endozoicomonas gorgoniicola DNA window includes the following coding sequences:
- a CDS encoding XapX domain-containing protein, whose translation MTQVLLATFTGFIVGVLFSFLKLPIPAPPVLPGVMGIVGVYLGHEAFQLLMKHMAS comes from the coding sequence ATGACTCAAGTTCTGCTTGCGACTTTCACCGGATTTATTGTTGGTGTTCTCTTCAGCTTCTTAAAATTGCCTATACCCGCACCGCCTGTATTGCCTGGTGTTATGGGGATTGTTGGTGTCTATTTAGGGCATGAGGCTTTCCAGCTTTTGATGAAGCATATGGCGTCCTGA